From Thermoflavifilum aggregans, a single genomic window includes:
- a CDS encoding M1 family metallopeptidase: protein MIVLTSQTSNIILMKPRIFHLLSIVMMLACFSSVHAQKDHFTHQDTLRGSNTPQRAWWDVVYYDLHVSFLIDQKQIMGYNAITYRVTGHPQDMQMDLMEPLEIDSVLQNGRHLDFTRDGNAYFIKIQSAQPLHSIQTIRIYYHGQPHEATNPPWQGGVTWTKDKLGNPWVVTSCQGLGASSWWPCKDYLADEPDSQQIAITVPDTLIDVSNGRLQKIIRHPNHTRTYVWFVDDPINNYDVAVNIGKYAHWQDVYNGLKGKLTLDYWVMPYNLKQSHAQFKQVKSMLKCFEYWFGPYPWYRDGYKLVETPYLGMEHQSCVAYGNDYENGYKGRDLSGTGWGLKWDFIIVHESAHEWFGNNITDQDIADMWIHESFANYAEALYVECQYGKQAGEDYVIGCRRLIRNDRPIIGHYGVNDEGSEDMYYKGGNMLNMIRHIIGNDSLWRAILRGLNQTFWHQTVTSRQIEQYIIQKSKSDLQPVFDQYLRTTQIPELEYVSRNDTLWYRWTNVIPDFHMLVRFFAGNHPLVLHATTNWQQITLPVSGVDVLKIDRNFYVNSRKLTQM, encoded by the coding sequence ATGATTGTTCTTACAAGTCAAACATCCAATATCATTCTCATGAAGCCACGCATATTTCATTTGTTATCTATCGTTATGATGCTTGCATGTTTTTCATCTGTGCATGCACAGAAAGATCATTTTACCCATCAGGATACATTGCGTGGATCGAATACGCCGCAGCGTGCCTGGTGGGATGTGGTGTATTATGATTTGCATGTGTCATTTCTCATTGATCAGAAACAAATCATGGGATATAATGCCATTACTTATCGGGTTACAGGTCATCCGCAAGATATGCAGATGGATCTGATGGAACCATTGGAAATAGACAGTGTGCTGCAGAATGGCCGTCATCTTGATTTTACACGCGATGGCAATGCTTATTTCATTAAAATACAATCTGCCCAGCCTTTGCATAGTATACAGACCATCAGGATCTACTATCATGGCCAGCCACATGAAGCCACCAATCCGCCCTGGCAAGGTGGTGTAACCTGGACAAAGGATAAGCTGGGCAATCCCTGGGTGGTAACCAGCTGCCAGGGTTTAGGTGCCAGCAGCTGGTGGCCTTGTAAGGATTATTTGGCTGATGAGCCAGACAGCCAGCAGATAGCCATTACTGTTCCGGATACACTTATAGATGTATCAAACGGCCGCCTGCAAAAGATAATCCGTCATCCCAATCATACACGCACCTATGTGTGGTTTGTGGATGATCCGATCAATAACTATGATGTAGCTGTAAACATTGGGAAATATGCACACTGGCAAGATGTGTATAATGGATTGAAAGGTAAGCTTACGCTGGACTACTGGGTAATGCCTTATAATCTGAAACAATCACATGCCCAGTTCAAACAAGTAAAATCCATGCTGAAATGTTTTGAATACTGGTTTGGCCCTTATCCCTGGTATCGTGATGGATATAAGCTGGTGGAAACTCCTTATCTGGGTATGGAACATCAAAGCTGTGTGGCTTATGGCAATGATTATGAAAATGGTTATAAGGGCCGGGATTTGTCGGGCACAGGGTGGGGTTTAAAATGGGATTTTATCATTGTACACGAAAGTGCACACGAATGGTTTGGCAACAACATCACAGATCAGGATATTGCTGATATGTGGATTCATGAATCATTTGCTAATTATGCCGAAGCATTGTACGTGGAATGTCAATACGGTAAACAGGCCGGGGAGGATTATGTCATTGGCTGCAGGCGTCTCATCAGAAATGATCGTCCCATTATCGGACATTATGGTGTGAATGATGAAGGATCAGAGGATATGTATTACAAAGGGGGTAATATGCTGAATATGATCAGACATATAATCGGGAACGACTCACTTTGGCGTGCTATTTTAAGAGGATTGAATCAAACCTTCTGGCATCAGACGGTTACATCCCGGCAGATTGAACAATACATCATCCAAAAAAGCAAAAGTGATCTGCAGCCTGTGTTTGATCAATATTTGCGTACCACACAGATTCCCGAACTGGAATATGTATCCAGGAATGATACACTATGGTATCGCTGGACAAATGTAATTCCGGATTTTCACATGCTAGTAAGGTTTTTTGCTGGCAATCATCCGCTCGTATTGCATGCCACAACCAACTGGCAGCAGATCACATTACCGGTAAGCGGAGTGGATGTATTAAAGATTGACAGAAACTTTTATGTAAACAGCAGAAAGCTTACCCAAATGTAA
- a CDS encoding DUF4870 domain-containing protein produces the protein MEQTHSTQGTTSENGKMVSVLSYLTIIGWVIAYVMHNNEKSELGAFHLRQTIGLYIIGICIWIAQMMLVLIPVLGWIIGVLMIFLYIGLLILWLIGLIAAINGNMKPIPVIGKNAQHWFSGIK, from the coding sequence ATGGAACAGACACATTCCACCCAGGGTACTACTTCCGAAAACGGAAAAATGGTATCCGTCCTGAGTTACCTGACTATCATCGGATGGGTAATCGCCTACGTCATGCATAATAATGAAAAATCGGAACTGGGCGCATTTCACCTCAGGCAGACGATTGGATTGTATATCATAGGAATCTGCATCTGGATTGCACAAATGATGTTGGTTCTTATTCCCGTACTTGGTTGGATAATAGGTGTATTGATGATATTTCTCTACATCGGATTGCTGATTCTCTGGCTCATCGGATTGATTGCAGCCATTAACGGCAACATGAAACCCATACCTGTGATTGGCAAGAATGCACAGCACTGGTTTAGCGGGATTAAATGA